One part of the Lycorma delicatula isolate Av1 chromosome 7, ASM4794821v1, whole genome shotgun sequence genome encodes these proteins:
- the LOC142327699 gene encoding short coiled-coil protein homolog, with protein sequence MEVTGAKIQDDMNNIPLADDDPQAIIHEDGDITEASDAMMRGRSLDSIPSTFTNGSSSPGPNSLDPDISPDEQEEKARLISQVLELQNTLDDLSQRVDSVKEENLKLRSENQVLGQYIENLMSASSVFQSTSPKTKKK encoded by the exons ATGGAAGTTACAGGGGCCAAAATTCAGGACGATATGAACAATATACCATTAGCAGACGATGATCCACAAG CAATTATTCATGAAGATGGTGATATAACAGAAGCATCAGATGCTATGATGAGAGGTCGAAGTCTTGATTCCATTCCTTCTACATTTACCAATGGTAGTAGCAGTCCTGGACCAAACA gtttgGATCCAGATATTAGCCCAGATGAGCAAGAAGAAAAAGCCCGTCTAATTTCACAAGTGCTTGAACTTCAAAATACATTAGATG aTTTGTCGCAGCGTGTTGATAgtgtaaaagaagaaaatcttAAACTTCGTTCTGAAAATCAAGTTCTTGGCCAGTATATAGAGAATCTCATGTCTGCATCAAGTGTTTTCCAGTCAACTTcaccaaaaactaaaaaaaaataa